From Chiloscyllium punctatum isolate Juve2018m chromosome 36, sChiPun1.3, whole genome shotgun sequence, the proteins below share one genomic window:
- the LOC140460764 gene encoding uncharacterized protein: MEKPEESRPVEEPWKCGDCGKGYHFPSALETHRRSHSGERPFLCTDCGKAFRHSSHLLTLQQDQTGERPFSCPECGKAFTQASTLQSHRRIHTGERPFRCPECGKAFCNSSTLLTHQRVHTGERPFSCPECGKAFTQVSTLLRHQRVHTGERPFSCPECGKAFSDSSTLRSHQRVHTGERPFSCPECRKAFSNSSALLRHQHVHTGERPFTCSLCGKGFTCSSTLQSHQRIHTGERPFSCPECGKAFSNSSTLLRHQRIHTGERPFTCSRCGKGFTYSCNLWKHQRVHVPSQGD, translated from the coding sequence atggagaaaccagaggaatcccgccctgtggaggaaccgtggaagtgtggtgactgtgggaaaggctaccatttcccgtctgccctggagactcatcggcgcagtcacagcggggagaggccattcctctgcaccgactgcgggaaggccttcagacattcctcccacCTGTTGACCCTCCAGCAGGACCAAAcgggggaaaggcccttcagctgcccagagtgcgggaaggcctttacccaggcctccacaCTGCAGAGTCACCggcgtatccacacgggggagaggccgttcagatgcccagagtgtgggaaggccttctgtaattcctccaccctgctgacccaccagcgggtccacacgggggagaggccattcagctgcccagagtgtgggaaggcctttacccaggtctcCACCCTACTAaggcaccagcgtgtccacacgggggagaggcccttcagctgtcctgagtgcgggaaggccttcagcgattcctccaccctgcggagtcaccagcgtgtccacacgggggagaggcccttcagctgtcctgaatgcaggaaggccttcagtaattcctccgCCCTGTTGAGGCACCAAcatgtccacacgggggagaggccattcacctgctctctgtgcgggaagggcttcacctgctcctccaccctGCAGAGtcaccagcgtatccacacgggggagagacccttcagctgccccgagtgcgggaaggccttcagcaattcctccaccctgctgagacaccagcggatccacacgggggagaggccgttcacctgctctcggtgcgggaagggcttcacctactCCTGCAACCTGTggaagcaccagcgagttcacgtgccatcgcagggggattga